The genomic region GAGACCGCCAAGGATTCCAAGCATCACGACCTCAAGGAGTTCTGGCACGTCGGCCGCGAGATCCCGGACGATTCGAAGTACCGCGACGTGATGCCGCCGAACCTTTGGCCGGAAGAGATCGAGGGCTTCCGCGAGCAGGCCTATGGCCTGTACCAGGCGCTGGACGATCTCGGCAGCACGGTGCTCGGTGCGCTGGCCCTGCACATCGGGCTGCCGGAGGACTGGTTTCGCGACAAAACCGATTCGGGCAACTCGATCCTGCGCCCGATCCACTACCCGCCGATCACCGCCGACGACATCCCCAACGTACGTGCCGGCGCGCACGAGGACATCAACCTGATCACCCTGCTGGTCGGCGCCAGCGCGGCAGGCCTGGAAGTACTTTCGCGCAAGGGCGAGTGGGTCGCGTTCACCGCCGACGCCGATACCATCGTCGTCAACATCGGCGACATGCTGCAGCGACTGACCAACCACGTGTATCCGTCGACCACCCATCGCGTGGTCAACCCGAAAGGTGAGACGGCCCGCCAGCCGCGTTATTCGACGCCATTCTTCCTGCACCCGAACCCGGATTTCCTGATTGACGTGCTGCCGTCCTGCGTCACCGCGGACAATCCCGCCCGCTATCCCGAGCCGATCACCGCACAGGGCTATCTCGAAGAGCGGCTGCGCGAGATCAAGCTCAAGTAGGAGGCGATTCCCGGGCCATGCCCTGACTCGGTGGAGCGACTCCGTTCCATCTGCAGGGTGCCCGCCGGGCACTACGGGTGAGCGGGGACAACCCTGGCCTCCGCCAATGCTTCGCGCCAGGCGGCCAGCTTCATCGTCGCCGGTTGTGAGGCATTGGCCGGACTGGTCGACGGTAGCCGCCGATAGCGCAGCCGTCCGGCGAGGCCATGCTCATGCAGTGTTGGCATAACCAGCCGGGCGAAGGTGGCCTCGGCCTTGATGCCGTTGAACAGCAGCGTCCGCACGGACATGTGCGTGGTGAGGAACCCCGTGAAGTCGTTGACCTCGACGTCGCGGATCGCGCTGTCGAGGCTGCCCTCGCGCCGGCAGCGGCCGATTACGTCCCAGACCGCGATGCCGGCGCCGGCCAGCCTTGCAACCCTCTCGGGGTAGGTCAGGGATGGCAGCGCACCGACCAGTTCGCCCATGAACGGCCAGAAGCGATTCTGCGGATGCGCGTAGTACTGCCCGGCCACCAAGGACGCGGCGCCGGGCATGCTGCCCAGGATCAGAACCTTCGCATCCGGATTGGCTATTGGCGTGAGGCCTTGGAGGAGCGATGTGGGGGCTCGGGTTCGCACATCAGGATTCTAGGCCACACCGCTTTTGCAAGGTTTTGCTTGCGGGTGAGGAGGAGTTCGCCTTTGGCGAGGGCGTGGACGCTGCTGCTTGCGTTCGACCGCCGGTTCTCCCGCTACCTGGCTGTCCCGACGTGACCTGCCGGCCTTGACGGCGAATGTCCCCCGGCCGCCGCGGCGGCCTCCTCCTTGATTTCGCACCCAAGGGCCTACGCCCCAGCGTCCCAGTCCACCCAACCGACCCGCCGGCTTCCTCCGCGACATAACCGTCTGCGTTAGAATGCGCGCCCCATGACAGATGGAGCCGACATGCGCCGCAGAATCGTTGCCGGGAACTGGAAACTGCACGGTGACCGCAAGTTCGCCGCTTCCCTTCTGGACGCCGTGGTCGCCGCCGGGACACCGGCCGGCGTCGAACGCATCATCCTGCCGCCGTTCCCCTATCTGGGTGAGCTGGTTGCCAAGTATGCGGGCAAGGGACTGGAGTTCGGCGCCCAGGACGTCAGTTCCAACGAAAAGGGTGCCTACACCGGCGAAGTCTGCGCGGCGATGCTGGCCGATGTCGGCGCCCGCTACACCCTGGTGGGCCATTCCGAGCGCCGCCAGTACCACGCCGAGGACAGCGCCCTGGTGGCGCGCAAGTTCATGGCCGCCAAGGCCGCCGGCGTGACGCCGATCCTGTGCGTCGGCGAAACCCTGGCTGAACGCGAAGCCGACCGGACCGAGGCGCGCCTGCGGGAGCAACTCGCTCCTCTATTCGAATCGGGTGGCGCCCAGGTCTTCGACGGCGCGGTGGTCGCCTACGAGCCGGTCTGGGCGATTGGCACCGGCAAGACCGCCACCCCGGAGCTGGCGCAGCAGGTTCATGCGTTCATCCGTAGCGAAATCGCGGAACACGATGCTAGAATTGCGGGCTCGCTTCCGATTCTTTACGGCGGAAGCGTCAAGGCCGACAATGCCGCCGCGCTGTTTACCCAGCCCGACGTCGATGGCGGCCTGATCGGCGGGGCCTCGCTGGCTGCCGCCGATTTCATCGCCATCGCGGAAGCGGCGGCACCCTGAGGACAGGTCGGTTTTCCGGCCGTCCATGAATTTCAAGAGTCCCTGATCGATGCTGTTGATTCTCAACGTCATCTTCGTGCTGGTCGCGATCGCCATGATCGCGCTCATCCTGATGCAGCGTGGCACGGGCGCCCAGGCCGGTTCCGGCTTCGGTGGCGGTGCCTCGGCGACCGTTTTCGGCGCGCGCGGCTCG from Lysobacter alkalisoli harbors:
- the tpiA gene encoding triose-phosphate isomerase is translated as MRRRIVAGNWKLHGDRKFAASLLDAVVAAGTPAGVERIILPPFPYLGELVAKYAGKGLEFGAQDVSSNEKGAYTGEVCAAMLADVGARYTLVGHSERRQYHAEDSALVARKFMAAKAAGVTPILCVGETLAEREADRTEARLREQLAPLFESGGAQVFDGAVVAYEPVWAIGTGKTATPELAQQVHAFIRSEIAEHDARIAGSLPILYGGSVKADNAAALFTQPDVDGGLIGGASLAAADFIAIAEAAAP
- a CDS encoding DNA-deoxyinosine glycosylase — protein: MRTRAPTSLLQGLTPIANPDAKVLILGSMPGAASLVAGQYYAHPQNRFWPFMGELVGALPSLTYPERVARLAGAGIAVWDVIGRCRREGSLDSAIRDVEVNDFTGFLTTHMSVRTLLFNGIKAEATFARLVMPTLHEHGLAGRLRYRRLPSTSPANASQPATMKLAAWREALAEARVVPAHP
- a CDS encoding isopenicillin N synthase family dioxygenase translates to MSQSRIPTLDIRRFTDPSSPADRDAFVAELGDAYREWGFAGIRGHGIGDDRTQGAYDVFQKFFALPEAVKMKYHVPGSGGARGYTPFGVETAKDSKHHDLKEFWHVGREIPDDSKYRDVMPPNLWPEEIEGFREQAYGLYQALDDLGSTVLGALALHIGLPEDWFRDKTDSGNSILRPIHYPPITADDIPNVRAGAHEDINLITLLVGASAAGLEVLSRKGEWVAFTADADTIVVNIGDMLQRLTNHVYPSTTHRVVNPKGETARQPRYSTPFFLHPNPDFLIDVLPSCVTADNPARYPEPITAQGYLEERLREIKLK